TTAATCTGGTGTTCAATCTCTGCAATGGGACCAAAGTATCCTGATGCAGCAGGTTATGATCCTGCCTTGCAATCTTTGATGGGATATACTTTTTTAACCGGAGAAACCAATGGAAAACCTGTACCGTGCGGAATACCCATCATTGATTTGAAAGCAGGTGATGAAGCATTCACACAAGTATTGCAGGCATTATTGGAACAACGAGATAACGCAAACGGAAAAGAGATTCATGTATCCATGGCCCAATGCGCAGCAAGTTGGCTTATCACTGCCTTGCCGCAATTAAGTTTTGTACAAAGCGACAGTGAACTTTTTCAGCGCAGTGGAAATGAACACCGCAGCTTTATCCCATGTAATGTTTATCAAACAAAAGATGGCATGGTTTATCTGGCAATTGGGAATGATATACAATGGGCAAAATTCACTTCACAACCCGGCTTTGAAAGTCTTGCCTCTGATAAAAGAAAAACCAACGCCGGACGCATGCTAGAAAAAGACAAACTGTATATCGAAATTGGTGAACTGACAAAAAATTTCACCACCGCTGCCTTTGTTGATCATTGCAGAAAATTGAGTTTGTCTGTTGCGCCGGTAAACACAATTAAAGATGTTGCACAATTAGAATTCATACAACCTGCCATGCTTCAAACTACCTTACCAAATGGAAAAGATGTGAGTTTGTTTCCTCCTGCAGGTGATACTGAATTTCTTAAAAAGAATAAAAATCACTTACCTTGTTCACCTCGTTTAGGTGAGAATAATGCTGAAATATTTCAAGAGGCAGGCATAGAAGAAAATGAACTATCGAGATTAAAAAACGAAAACACAATCTAGATGCAAAAACGGACAATTAATATCATCACACCGCGTAAACAGCCGCATAAAGTATGCGCTATGGGAAATGAAGCAATTGTCCGCGGTGCAGTAGAATCAGGTGTTGACGGCGTGTTCTCCTATCCCGGTACGCCATCAACTGAGATATCTGAAATATTTAATCACATCTATAATTTTCAGCACGAAGTACAAAACCAAATTGATTTTCCGGAACTCACAACTGAAAAAATTTATTTTGAATACAGCATCAATGAAAAAATAGCCCTTGAAAAAGCAATTGCATTTTCAGTGGGTAACAAAAGTGCATTGTGCGTGATGAAAAATGTAGGCATGAACGTGGCTAGTGATCCGCTCATGTCTGTAACATATCAAACCATTGGCGCTCCTTTAGTCATCATTGTATGTGATGATCCTGGATGTCACTCCAGTTCTAATGAACAGGACTCACGATATTGGGGACCTATGGCATCAGTACCGGTATTCAATCCGGCAAATCCGCATGAGGCGTATGAAATGACGCGCATGGCTTTTCAGTTATCTGCACAAATAAAATTACCGGTTATTGTACGCACAACAACCCGCGTATCACACACCAGAGGAAATTTATTTTATCATGACTTTACTCCTGTTCATCGTGATCCAAAATTTGAACGATTGCCTGAACACATTAATATTCCGGCCCGCACCTCTGCTGCACATGCCAGGCTATTAGATAAACTTGCTTCAGAGCCTGTAAAAAATCTACTTACAACAAATTGCAAATTGCTCTTCGATAATGCACAAGCAGATAGTGCAATTATTACCAGTGG
This genomic stretch from Crocinitomicaceae bacterium harbors:
- a CDS encoding CoA transferase, yielding MSKPITVISLEQALALPYATQRMVHMGWRVIRLETPAEEGGGNAGDPNRYIGADLGYHDLHSYYIAPNIGKEAITINLKKKEGQELLLRLIKELEVDVFLCNTLPKRYKQLGIDFETLSKANPKLIWCSISAMGPKYPDAAGYDPALQSLMGYTFLTGETNGKPVPCGIPIIDLKAGDEAFTQVLQALLEQRDNANGKEIHVSMAQCAASWLITALPQLSFVQSDSELFQRSGNEHRSFIPCNVYQTKDGMVYLAIGNDIQWAKFTSQPGFESLASDKRKTNAGRMLEKDKLYIEIGELTKNFTTAAFVDHCRKLSLSVAPVNTIKDVAQLEFIQPAMLQTTLPNGKDVSLFPPAGDTEFLKKNKNHLPCSPRLGENNAEIFQEAGIEENELSRLKNENTI